The following coding sequences are from one Pocillopora verrucosa isolate sample1 chromosome 5, ASM3666991v2, whole genome shotgun sequence window:
- the LOC136280647 gene encoding G-protein coupled receptor GRL101-like produces the protein MAELPKGFFRHLTHIIRVTLDTNLMCCHLDLFRQDADCEYVFNDNFASCHSMFRHHAPRRTLWIVGLLSLLGSLFVVGWQYFYPDNNEVQSIMLVNLGVSDGIMGIYLIIIGIKDLQWSGEYYLHDYEWRTGWFCHFNGAMSVFSSEVSVMMISLIALDRLKNIVFPYTFAKITPRQTRIMCVVIWLVGGVMAFLPLSGMHYFSERYYGNNVVCLPLQLSPELQEGWEYSTSIFIVLNFSLFIFIMVAYIAILWKSWSSSRQLGAHGTVREIRARAQSAQAKRERALAKRVFFIILTDFLCWMPIIAIGIRSHVEKTFDPPGDLAVWIAVFALPINSAINPLLYTLSTPQVQPVLKAKLRMLWSNVRSIFSRGQNQEEADNDQQGQIGNGDEHANVEEVGEQIEMQVLEHNEIPEVEAPELPAPQPGEQIEMQVLEYNEIPEVEAPELPVPQPAIEQACGGDANPSSSDYQEDFDIRPATTKTVEAGKSEEQVEVEEISVPSNKGAKKGEEEVKAPEPDMDVAEEEIIFPDTENIAASYPSSLKGHGYFDVVYFSFQNTSTQTCKNLMSFDKW, from the exons ATGGCTGAGCTCCCCAAAGGCTTTTTCAGGCACTTGACGCACATCATCAGAGT AACCTtggacaccaacctgatgtgcTGCCATCTCGATCTTTTCAGGCAGGATGCTGATTGCGAATATGTCTTCAATGATAACTTTGCAAGCTGCCACTCCATGTTCCGCCACCATGCTCCAAGGAGAACTCTTTGGATTGTCGGTCTCCTCTCGTTGCTAGGGTCTTTATTCGTAGTTGGGTGGCAGTATTTCTACCCTGATAACAATGAGGTCCAGTCTATCATGTTGGTGAATCTGGGTGTATCTGACGGCATCATGGGGATATACCTTATCATTATAGGTATAAAAGACCTGCAATGGTCAGGGGAATACTATCTGCATGACTATGAGTGGCGCACCGGttggttttgccatttcaatggtgccatgtctgtcttttcaagtgaagtgtcagtgatgatgatttctctgatTGCATTGGACAGACTCAAGAACATCGTGTTTCCTTacacctttgcaaaaattaccccTAGGCAGACCCGTATAATGTGCGTAGTTATCTGGCTGGTGGGAGGCGTTATGGCATTCCTTCCCTTGTCCGGAATGCACTATTTCAGTGAGAGGTATTACGGCAATAATGTAGTGTGCCTGCCCCTGCAGCTTTCCCCTGAATTACAAGAAGGCTGGGAATACTCCACTTCCATCtttatcgttttgaatttttccctattcatcttcatcatgGTTGCCTATATTGCCATCTTGTGGAAATCATGGTCGTCAAGCAGACAGCTTGGTGCACATGGAACTGTTCGTGAAATACGAGCAAGAGCACAAAGTGCTCAGgccaaaagagaaagagcacttgccaaaagagtcttcttcattattctgaccgatttcttgtgttggatgCCAATCATTGCTATCGGCATCCGTTCCCAcgtcgagaaaacatttgatccaCCTGGTGATCTGGCAGTGTGGATTGCAGTGTTTGCTCTGCCTATAAATTCAGCCATCAACCCATTGCTGTATACGCTTTCTACTCCACAG GTTCAGCctgtgttgaaagcaaaactgaggATGTTGTGGTCCAATGTTCGATCTATTTTCAGCAgaggacaaaatcaagaag AAGCAGATAATGATCAGCAGGGACAGATTGGAAATGGAGATGAACATGCTAACGTCGAAGAAG taggagagcaaattgaaatgcaggtatTGGAACACAACGAAAtcccagaagtggaagcccctgaattgcctgcACCGCAACCAG gagagcaaattgaaatgcaggtatTGGAATACAACGAAAtcccagaagtggaagcccctgaattgcctgTACCGCAACCAG CAATTGAACAAGCCTGTGGAGGGGATGCGAATCCATcttcctcag ATTATCAGGAGGATTTTGACATCAGACCAGCCACTACAAAGACTGTGGAAG CTGGTAAATCTGAGGAGCAGGTGGAGGTTGAAGAGATTTCGGTGCCCAGTAACAAAG GAGCTAAAAAAGGTGAAGAAGAAGTGAAGGCGCCTGAGCCTGACATGGATGTCGCAGaggaag aaataattttcccAGATACAGAAAACATAGCCGCCTCTTACCCCAGCTCATTGAAAGGACATGGTTACTTTGATGTTGTGTACTTCAGTTTTCAAAACACCTCAACACAGACATGCAAAAATTTAATGAGCTTTGATAAGTGGTAG